TTTCGGAGATGAACAATTGTGGGCTTATGTGATTTTCAAATCAATTCATTTTATAATGCAACCTTCAAACGGTGGAATTTAATTGGTAACTACGTGTTTCAGGGGCAGGTTTGGATAAACATTGTCAATCGGTGTCTGCTCATTCAAGGTGATATCTTCCATCCTGGATAAAGGCTAGTTTTATTTCTCTGTGAATTAGTTCGAGATTCATTAAATTGTTCTAGTTTAGCGATTTAAGTGCTGGTAGGAATGAATTCTATAGTACGTAGTTTAATTCTTTTGTAATTTTCAAAATTAGTCATGCGTAGGGAAGAAGAGTAGCTTAAGGAGCTTCAAGTAAACAACAAAGTTGAGGAGGTAGTAGCAAACAGCTAAGTCAAGGCATGGAGCTCGTTTGGTAAATTTTGGCACATTGATGAGGATGCTCTGATTAATCGCTAGATTTTTCTCTTCCGGATCCCATCGTCTGAGTGAGTGATTGGGTGCAGAAATGGGGGTTGGATTAGGAATAATGCCGGGAGGTTTATTTGTGGTTTCATGAAGAAAGCATTCGAAGTGGAAAACTCGAATGAAGCAGAGAGGGAAGTTGATGAATCTTGAGATAGAGTGCAGACAGAAGTGTATTCTACTTCAAGAGTCTATCAACTTATTCTCTCTAGCCATCACAAGTCCCTTTCCCACAGCGAACACTTTCGCTTCATCCGGGTTTTCCATTTTGGATATTCTTCAGGAAAATGCAAATAAATCTCAATATAATTCCTAATCTAACCTCCAATTTCGCATTCTTTCTGCCGACTTCAAATCATCAGAACTGGACGAGAAAAACCTAGCGATTGGTCAGAGCATCTTCACCAATGTGCCAAACGAACTTCACAGTCTCAATTGATTTATAAATACTTGCTACCTCAAACTCCTTAAGCACCTCATTCTGCCCTACACATGGCTGATTTTGAGAATTACTAAAGAATTAGACTCTACATACTAAAGAATTCATTGTTACCAGCACTTAAATATTTTAACTAGAACAACATATCTCATTGAACTCTAAATTCTTAACCTAAACAATTTAATGAATCTTGAACTAAATAAAGCTGGTCTTGTTCGAATCCAATATGGAAAATATTGCCTTGAATGAAGGGTGCTGATTGACAATTTTTGTCCAGACCTGCCTCTGAAACACGCCTAGGTGTTCGAAATCGAGAATCTGTCGCGATTTTTTCCGATTAGTTCCTCTAGACATTTTTGTGGTCCCTAAGCGATTTTTAGCCGCTTGGGCACCCTTGAACaaaagtattttttattatgattttttttctatattataattcacttttgagttGTTTTAATGATGttgaaatattaatatttactaatttttaaaaatatatattacaaatatatgtgtttttctatattaaataattttgtattattatttttagatagtataatacatattttaattgaatttatataacaatttgttgattaataaatataaaaataaaaattcgatTAATTTCTGATTAGTTTCCGATTAATCTTTGAGGGTTTTGTCCGTCTGACTAGGATctaacgttttttacaacctttgAAACATGTAATTGATTTGAAAATCACGCAAGCCCACTGTTTTCACTTCAACCAACTAAATTCTAAATTCTTCATCTTCAaacaaaattgataaaaaaaacattatcagAAACTTCTGAACTATGATCTGGGGCGGTTGCTGTTGAGTTTGTTTATCTCTAACATGTCAGTTACATATTTTGCATGAACAACTTTTAGATGTAAGCTATCCTAATTGAAACTGAGATAATGTTGAAACCAAACTGAATAGAGAAAATTAGAATAAATAGTATTCTATCTGTACCATTATATAAGTAAAgctataaatttaaattaatgaatttatattggttaacttaaaaaaaattctctctcatgtaatAGTTGctgaataaattttaaaaaatacattttttgacaaaaattcaatgttaggaataaaaaaatcagattacaaaTTCTTGGACAACtaaaatgatttatattttggaaaaagaattatttattaaaatgatttatatataatgGGAATTTACGTTGGAGTACTAATTAATCTCTTATTTATCAAAGATTAAATTGAGATAAAGACAAGTCTTTTCCATTTAATTGAAAATTTCAGCACTAACGAACAATTACAGCATAAAGGAGTGAAGGATTTCAAAAGCTTCAAACTGAAAACataaatattgaaaaaaaaaagaaaagaaaagcgcaCATAACGTTCCAAGTTTATGAATACCCTTTTCCAAGTGAATAGGATAAGAATCATAAAAACACAAACACTAGCAACAGTCCCAAGTAGGTGTTTGATCAAGCTTTCTCCTGTGTACTGGATGAATCACTTGCTGCCATAAGCACCGCTCCGCAGTCACGGCAAACAAATTTTCtgtttaataaaattgaaaattaaataaacggTGAATATTACCGGAAGTTTTAATAATGTAACGATTTGataaatacttttttttatatatagtttgtTCGATTTTTCGGTTTAAGGTTCGCCAGACACCCTTTAAATACATCATTTTCCAATTAAGCTTTATGCATATGCCATCGATATTTAACTTAAACGACTTGAGATCCTTTATCAGTCAAGTCAACTTTATTTGATAactgtttgataaatactaaaaataaacgttgaatataaaattattagttGATAACTGAGAGAAGATGCAGTGAATTCACTAGCCTACGAAGTCGAAAATCGAGTAAGAGATCCAGTATATGGTTGTGTTGGAGCTATCACAATATTAGCTCAAGGCAACGAAATATAAAAATGAGGTAGAGATGAAAAAATTACCTAGCTGTTCCCAGAGTGACTGTAATTGGGATTTGATTTCACCATCGATATGGACTAtattaaaatggtgtaattatACCTTTTAATATTGGGGTCAAAagcatttttacccctaatattaataagttgggtcaatttgagaaataattcattgtGTCCTCTTGCTCATCAATATTGTCAAGAACacttttacccctaacattaacaagttgggtcaatttgagaaataattcatcaaagtgtcatcttggtcatgaatattgtcatctacacttcacatgtgtattatatcattagtaacagatcacaaatatataattagacgtgaaatttaaaaaaaaaaaaaatagtctaTTGTATGAgttaggataaaaaaaaaattcaaatatttcgccgaatttataaatattgattttcaatattattattatatcacagaaaaatatgaaatctcttttttagaactaacagATATGTGCAactggtgtagaataagaaaaaaaaaatatatgtactTTATATTAGAAGACGCTAAAATTGACCACTTAAAATTATTTGaattatctaaaaaaaataacaaattcgaATAACTAAAAAGGCAAAACCAAAGcttaaaatgaaaatgttaGGTATAACCAaggggcggatgtaggggggtcaaagggggcatttgccccccttcattccattaattttttttttaaaatccaaaattaagggttaaagtgcaaaaatacccctaatgttttgggtcaggagcaattttatccctaacgtctaaaatgatacaattttatccctaatattggaagccaagagcaattttacccctaacgttgataaattgggtcaatttgagaaataattcatcaaactgtcttttcggtcatgaataatagtgtttgaaattgatccaatttatcaacgttagaggtaaaattggtgcaaaataaagaaaaaaatgactgtattttataatagtgtctgaaattgatccaatttagcaacgttagggataaaattgctattggctacaaacattagaggtaaaattgcaccattttagatgttaggggtaaaattgcacctgacccaaaacgttagggatatttgatgcgtaacaacccgagaatcccggaaatggatgattacgagtcggaaacattataatttacgttttttatcaaaaaaaaatcatgaaaataatgcatgacaattgaatgattttgtatttttcgtcacaaaaaattgaataatattacatttttttacgtagaattttgccctccgctccctcaaatcctggattcgccactggGCATAACGTATAGAACTGAGATACAATTCGAAAGGGTAAAAACAGATTAAAATGCTCATTTGCTAAAGAAAATAAGGCAAAGTAATTTACGCATAAGGTTATCAAACAAAATGATTTTTTAGATGAATATGAATTTTTGGCAATagctacaaaaacaaaaatagttaATAGACTTGATAAAGCTAATAAATGGAACGGAAAATGACGGGATGAGCGATAATCTATGAAACTAAAGTAAGGTACATGTAGAATTTAACATTATTGGAATTAATATTGTATAAACACAAGGTTAAACTACTTAACAAAAACCcgacgtttggtattctattgggacaAGGATAAtgataaagataaatggttgggataaaaataaaaatatgatagtcgagaattattatttaatgtttGGTATGTAGAATAtaaatagggataaaataatacattttactattttccaTTCTATTAAAATAGCacgagcttatcccacctcttTATACCACCACCCTATTGGATAtaagatttgagggataagactcATATTCcgctctatatatatattaactaaAACACTCTTGTCTATAACTAACTCTAAATGTGCCTCAAATCACATTTCGCCTCAAATCATATTTCGTGTGATTTCCATATTACCCCTTGTTTGTAGTATATTCTCTACCAGCACTCTAGAAGAATCGCGCCATCGGCTCCctatttggttttattattaGTTACAGTAATTCCCTTACTCAAGATATTGTTAAGTATTCAGTTTCTTTTGTCAGAAGATAGCAAATCACATTGTCATTTCTACACAGATTATGGAGAAAATGGATAGATCGTCCTCTCCCTTTTAAATATCAGTTTTTAATGAATTCCtcttgtttgaaaaaaaaaagtgacaatATTAACAACTATCTAAAATAATTGCAAGAAAAAtcaattttgtcaaaaaaataatgaaagaaactGCAAAGTATTTTAAAGAAACAGACGTTTTATTACTTTAACATGTATAtacaaaaaaagaaacaaacttcTTGAATACTTTCACCTACCAAGATCTGAACTTTCCTAGTTTTCTTCTAACCCACAAAAAGAGATTATGTTTAAGAAAAACACACAATCTCTTTTGCTACGAAAAACATCACATTCCCCTACCGTAAACTCATCTTTCCCCAATCAAGGAATCTTGAAAAGGTCCAAGCGGCATCCTTCTGCAAGTTCTTTGTTCCAGAATTTCTGATAGTATTCAGCATATGTGAAATCTCTATAGACCGCCGGATGATGATCGTCGATCAAAGCCGGAGCAGGTCGAATAACAGCATCAGAAGAAGGGCAATAAAATGTTGGAATTGAGATTCTTCCTTCTTGAGAATTCACAACTGCTCTATGAAGCACACTCTTGTATTTTCCATTACTAATTACCTCCATTTGATCTCCAATGTTGACAATGAAGGTGTTAGGAATGGGATTAACAGCAATCCATTTATGATTGCGGAGAACTTGCAGTCCGGGGACATGGTCTTGAAGAAGAACAGTGATTAAGTTAGGATCAGTGTGGCCTGGCAGTCCAAAAGTAAGATCTGGCTCTGGACATGGTGGATAATAGTTCATTGCCATATGTTGTCCATGTTTGCTTAGTGATTGGTTTATATAATCTTTATCCAAGCCTAAGCTTTCTGATATAAGTCCCAGCAAACAAAGGACCAGCTCTCTCACCCTTGTGCTGTATTCAGCTACGGTTGTCCTGTCACATTTCCATACATAAATGTAAAATACGTATATGAAAAGGAATAAATCATTCTAATTGTTTCAACTTTGCAAATTTTACACATAAAATCCCTTCAGTCCTATGTCCAGGACCAACTGGTCTTGGACCACTGAGATAATGACACGTTATTAAATTGGATTGACGTGCCATCATCACATGAAACCCTAGGTTAATTGTGGCTTTAGTTTGTGAACTGAAGATAAGATTGAGTACCTGGTTACCAAATTGACACAACCATTTTTATTGGCTCTACTTGTATACAACTCTTTCAAATGATGACTTATTAGCCTTTTAAACTTATTTAACCGTGATCAATAGAACTTGAACTTTAGTCATTCACGCTTCACTTGCCTaaattttcatttgttctactagttaggacttaaatgaattgATTAAGTCACTTTAAGCACTTTTACAAATTTGTTGTTATCAAACTTGAAGTGATTAGACCTTTATGAACAAGCTTTTGATACTGGAAATGTCTACATATCTTTACAAATTGGGGAGGGTAACAagtgaaagaaagagaaaagacgCCTTATAGAATTTCATGTCAAATGGAACTCTCAGTAAACTTATTGACAAGTGTATGTAGAGTTCCATTTGATATTGAACTCCTGAATCTCCTTATATATTTCCGAATAAGGCAGGATCAAATTGGTAATTTGATTCTAACTTTATATACCGTTGACAAGTACTAATGAAATAGTCAAACCCTAATACAATAATATATAGAGGGACAACTTGACTAACATAACACATAACACGAATTATCattttatgcatatgttccaacatatatataacataaCAATGTTTCATACAATAATCCAAAATTGCCTCTCTTATTGAACTACAAATAGTCAGGCTTAATATGTGGAATTAAAAATTTCATGGGTTAAACGTGTAAAAACCAAAAAGTTGAAGGGCCTGAAATGCTTTATTGAGGTACCTGAATTGTGGAGGGTTGGAAGGCCATTCATGAATGTAATCCTCGAGAGGATAACAATGGAGTCGCAAGAAGTCTCTCCAGTTGGCGACCTTTTCAGTTTTGACATTGAAACTCGTTGAAAGTCTGGTGGTTTTAGTTGGATCGTCAGAATAACTCTTCAACCTCTCACTTTCTGGCAGGTTAAAGAAGTTCCTTGCCGTGTTCATTATGCTATTAATCGTTTCCTCCGATATTCCATGGTTCTTCACCTGAAAATCAAAATCAGTCTACTAATATCATTATCTTGTCAATGCacaatttgaaataaaaaatatagtctAAGCCTCATTCATTTTAATTCATGACCATATCTCGCTG
The DNA window shown above is from Euphorbia lathyris chromosome 1, ddEupLath1.1, whole genome shotgun sequence and carries:
- the LOC136210867 gene encoding protein DMR6-LIKE OXYGENASE 2-like; translated protein: MASSKNLLLADLASSGLKHVPSNYIRPISDRPNLDDVQLSDDSISLIDLQHFHGPDHCLLVDSIGKACLHDGFFQVKNHGISEETINSIMNTARNFFNLPESERLKSYSDDPTKTTRLSTSFNVKTEKVANWRDFLRLHCYPLEDYIHEWPSNPPQFRTTVAEYSTRVRELVLCLLGLISESLGLDKDYINQSLSKHGQHMAMNYYPPCPEPDLTFGLPGHTDPNLITVLLQDHVPGLQVLRNHKWIAVNPIPNTFIVNIGDQMEVISNGKYKSVLHRAVVNSQEGRISIPTFYCPSSDAVIRPAPALIDDHHPAVYRDFTYAEYYQKFWNKELAEGCRLDLFKIP